In the Salvia hispanica cultivar TCC Black 2014 unplaced genomic scaffold, UniMelb_Shisp_WGS_1.0 HiC_scaffold_677, whole genome shotgun sequence genome, ACTACTAATCCATTGAAAAGTTGATACATTCTTTTAGTTTCAGATTTGAATCTTCGGATCAATGAAAGATATTCACTTTCTGGCACTACACTCAACGAGCTATAAACTAACAAGAAAATCATCATGAACATCGATCGATCACAAAAACGattcttcaaatttcatgttttttattctgaattttccaattttgacaAAGTAGTATCCTACATTTGTCCATGATCATCAATCAAGACCTTCCCAAAACACTTGAACCACAAAGACAAGGCAAATGCAACCAAATGAAATCGAGTTACCTTCTGGAAAATGGGATACTCGGCCTTGAATCTCGTGCAAGCAAACTGTTCTGCATCTTCACTTGTTCCGGGCTCTTGATACAAGAACTGGTTGCAAGGGAAGGCCAATATCTCGAAACCTAATTCGC is a window encoding:
- the LOC125199788 gene encoding probable glutathione peroxidase 5; its protein translation is HSGFTNSNYTQLTELYSKYKDKGFEILAFPCNQFLYQEPGTSEDAEQFACTRFKAEYPIFQKVTRFHLVAFALSLWFKCFGKVLIDDHGQM